GCCCGAGGCGGGCCTTGAGCCCATCGATCGGGCTCTTCGGCTTCGGTCGCGGCGTTCGCGGCACGGAACTGAACCCCCTGGTCCGTCGGTTGCGCGCCCGTATTGTACCTGGTACAACGGCTCCGCACCTGGTACATTCGTTTCGGAGGACGCGGAGATGGCCGATTTCGAGGATCTTGCCGCCCGCGCGCGGGACGCCGCGCGCCGATCCTACTCCCCCTATTCCGGGGTGCGCGTCGGCTGCGCGCTGGAGACGGACGAGGGGGTGGTCTTCGACGGCACGAACATCGAGAACGCCTCGTTCAGCGTCACGATGTGCGCGGAGCGCGTCGCGCTCTTCAAGGCGGTGAGCGAGGGCGCCCGCGGCGTGAAGCGGGTGTTCATCTGGAGCGATACCGGCCTCCTTCTTCCCCCGTGCGGCGCGTGCCTTCAGGTCCTTTCCGAGTGGATGGCCGATGGGGCCGAGGTCACGCTTCTCCGCGAGGACGGCGAAGCGCGGACGTACGCGTTCCGCGAGCTTCTTCCGGTCGATCTGTCCGGACTTCGAAACCACCTGAAGTAACCATCGTAATCTATAGATCGGCGAGTAGTAGGATTCGTGAAGAGGTCGGGCGTTCCTTCAACATGGAACCGCCCCTCAGCCGGTCTGGCGCATGCGAAAGGGAGGGAGCCGGTGCCCCCTCCCCCTCCGAAGATCGTTTCGAGGCGCGAGCCCTACCGGATCAGCACCATCTTCTTGGTGCTCGAGAACTCGGACGCCTTCAGGCTGTAGAAGTACACGCCGCTCGCCACCGGCTCGCCGGAATTGCTCGTTCCGTCCCAGAGGACCGAGTGCGGCCCGGCCGCGGCGGTCCCGCTCTTCAGCGTGCGCACCTCGCGCCCCGCGGTGTCGTAGACCTTGAGATCCACCCTCCCCGCCTTCTCGATCGAGAACTCGATCGTGGTCGTCGGGTTGAACGGGTTCGGACGGTTCGCGAGAAGCTGGTTCGTGTGCCCTGGAACGCCTCCCTCGACATCGGTGAGCCGGGTCGAGCAGACGTCGTTGATGTCCCGCGGGTTGATCTTGCGGCGCCCGTAATCGTAGTTCAAGGGGCCTTGAACGAACTGGACCGAGTCGCCGACCTGCGGGTCGTAGAGACCGTTCATGTTCGGATG
This region of Candidatus Eisenbacteria bacterium genomic DNA includes:
- the cdd gene encoding cytidine deaminase; this translates as MADFEDLAARARDAARRSYSPYSGVRVGCALETDEGVVFDGTNIENASFSVTMCAERVALFKAVSEGARGVKRVFIWSDTGLLLPPCGACLQVLSEWMADGAEVTLLREDGEARTYAFRELLPVDLSGLRNHLK